In the Periophthalmus magnuspinnatus isolate fPerMag1 chromosome 11, fPerMag1.2.pri, whole genome shotgun sequence genome, GCACTGGCGCTGGACAGGTGGTTCCTCTTAGACGCCTTCTTCTCGCGCATCCACGGGTACTCCGGGGGCAACGAGGCGGTGGGCAGCGGACTGCACCCATCGGGGCTGTGCCTGGGCCGGCCGTGGCGCGGATGGCTGCCCGGGTTCAAGCTGGGGATGGTCTGCTCGAAGGGAGGAGGCAACAGCGTCGGCCGTGAAAGCGTCGAGCCCTTGATTGATGAAGTTTGGAATGAATCAGCGACAGGGGGGAAAGATGTCAGGCACTCAGCAAGCGACGGCTGACTATTGATAAAACCGCTCTCTCGCTCGAATTCGTAATTCATCTCCGCCCGTTCAGAGCCGAGGAAAGTTTGCCACGCGTGATTTTACGAACTCTACCGAATCGACGAGGAcgaaaaacacatacaaacatactCCCCGTGCACGAGTAGACTTTTTTCACAGTGGGGACCATGCAGGCTCCGGTTAAACTATTGACTTCATGGAGGTTGAAATTGAGCCGCTGTCACATGATTACCTCTGCCCAATGACAACTTAGGGTTTTATCAAAAGACTGTCTTGCGTGATTGATCCGAGGAGAGCGAATGAAGAAAAACTCTGGCGCGCCCGCAGTGGACACGTCTCATTTATTGACATGTCCCCCCGTGTCCTCTTCACTCGCGTCCTCTCCACTACGCAGAAATATTTAAGAATGCCTGTCGATGATTCCGGGGAAGTGGTGCTGGCTGAGTCGGAGAGGGTGCATGCGCGCGGGTTCGTCCTCCTTTCCCGTATTGTTTGTCAGTCGTGaacgcccccccccccttctccccacacacacacacacacccacacgcgcACAGCTCGCACACATTTTCACACCGCCAGGGCAGAAAACACGCGGTGATGTGGAGATCTGCGGACAGCTCCTTTGCAAAGCGTAGACTCCCATAAAAGTCACCCCTTAAACGCAGAATAGTGACACACGCGCCCGAGATACGcgtggcaataaaaacaactattcaTAACTTTAATATTGACTGATACGACACATTGGAGGCTATAAAGGCGCTTTAAGATCCGAGCTGGGGGCGTAAATACTGTTCACTGTCCATATCGTCCCGCTGTAGTCTTCCAAATTGATatttaaagacatattgtgGAGTGCATTTTCGTTTGTACTAGAAATGACATATGGTTGGGCCTATCCACTTTGGCGTTAACCAGGAGGCATTTTTCACTCGAATATGAGTGTTAAAATAGGAAAACATTGAGCGTTTTTAGTATCTTATCAATGTATTATTTCGTTTTCCATTTATATTGACTTAGCTGAACCACGTGGCTGTTTTTATGACACAATAAGATAGTGAATGGCTGCATGGAGCAAAACAATAACGCATTACAACGGTGCATATTCATTTCTATATCCACTGCCAATGATTTCATAAAGGCCAATAGAAAATGAACAACTATTATTGAAGAACAGGATTACATAGCATTTCCTTCGTTAACTCcttccattcaaaagacatcCCCTAATCCCTAATTATGCATCAATCTATACTTAGATTATGCCATGTTTACATATGGCTACATGAAATAATTGACCCAAATTAAATTGCGTTGTAATGCGGACTAGCACATGGAAAAGCGTTATTGAATTGCGCCAAATCACCATGATCTGTTTACAGCGCGTTACTAATCACTATATATAATAACGTAATTTACCAACGTTCGATTGTCTAATGTGATATCATTCTGTGGCGTGGAAAATATGTGGCGTAGTAAGAATATGTTCATATTTTAGAAAATTATCTGTCCAGTGCATATCTCCATTTTAACATGAGCATGAATGAAGGCTTTGTTAACGAAGGGGGCACAGAGGAGGCCTTTGTTGCAGGTCACATATCACAATTCATATTTAATTGCATAGAATGGAATATAAACAGTCATATTGCATAGATTTATCCAACAGAATACTATTTGAATTAGTATAGGCCTTTTGTGGAAAGGAGAGTATAGCTGCGTGTGGCAAAATACCGTGCGTAAAAATGCGTAAAAATGCGTAAAAAGATCAGCTGATGTGGAATTACGACAAAGCAGAGCCCTATTACGTTAACATTGGTCGTTTTCCAAAGCATTCCTATATGTGTTTATGGTAATGCCTTTCAATGGCTTCTCCCAGCTATGTTTACTCATGCCTCCAGAATGCTCCCTCCACCAAATCCTCACATGACAAGAGGAAGAACCATGTAACATTTCCACACGAAAAAAGTAGGAAATCTATGACTGCTCgaataaaacagaaagaaaacagtGAGGGAAAAACGCCTTCGCCTCCTCTCATTTTTTGCTTATATACCAAACAAAGAGTCCTGGAAGCCTGCGCGCGATCAATCTTACTCGCCAAAAGGTCTGACAGCTCGGGTGCCCTCACAGCACATTTAAGGCTTCTAACTCTCCCCCGGATCAAATGCAGCCAGGAAGCGGCGAGAAACACTGGCCACTAAGATTAGGAACCATTTTTACGCGCACTGGTGTAGCCTTTCTGTCGCTTAAAGGGATGTTTTAGCAGACAAATATGACTTCCTTTGGCTGCTAAGAGGTGCTATAGCGGGCCGATGGTGAGTACAACGTGGATGGGACGTGTATACCTGGTCTTCATATGCGTGTGGATGCTATTGCGTAATTTTGTTTTTCGTGACGATTTGGAACGAAAAGATGGATCGGTTGCTTTAGTCTTTTGCCTGCGTCTTTTTATCTTTCTCTTTTGTGTGTGAGGTGAACGAGTGGGTGGCTGCTTTGTGAAGGATCGGTGCCTGTTTTGATTTAAGAGCAATTTCCTATAAggataagaaaaaaacaataaaatcaaaatctcgCAAAGCGTTATTTATGTGCTACCTGTGCGTAGAGCATATGGTTTGGATGAGAGGCAGACTGCGTGTGTGTTGGATTCAGGAATACTCTGGCACACCACGGTTCAATTGTTCGAGGGTTCCCCTGCTAGCCATATGTCAAGGCCGTAATGCTCGCGCCCCGCTATATCAATCATAATCTGCTACAGCTGACTGCGAGACGGCGCAACAaaattttagacattttcaaagtattttcattattatactaattttgatattttgagtattttaaagcattttagagaagttgtgttttgaaattaaaagaataaatatgtGGTTTTGTAAAAACGTTTTTGAGAAGAAGCTGAACAAAACTtgaatatttttcttctttaaatcTACAACACCAGATGCACTCCCCTCTTGTATCCAGGGCACTTCCCTCTTGACATCTCctccaaatatgaaaaattGCGGGCCAAATGAACCCGCTTTGAGGCCGTGTATCCCTCCGCATCCGCCTGACTGACGGAACACATGAGCGAATTATTCCTCAAACGGCTTCTCATTTGGCTTCTTGTTGTCTCGCTCTCTTGCAGGCTCCGCGCGCACAGCTCCACggtgacatttttattattatggatGTGCCCACGCACACGACACGGGGCGAGGAGAAGGCCACCCgagtaggattttttttttttttcccacgaAGTAGTAATACCAACGTGATGTGACGGTGTTTGGGGTAATTTATTGCaatcgttttttgttttttgtttttttggggtttttttttgtttgttttttttattcaattatgtttatgtccaaataattctacaatgaaaaatgcatttaataactgtttaaaaaaaatattaattcaaaGCGAAATGTTTCAATTATATTTCAAATGTTGACTTTATTTCTTCAAATTAGAGCAGCATGGAATGTAATACATCGAAAAATAAACTGCAGAAATGAATGATGCTTCGTTTtcaataaagtaaaacaaaaatgctaTCCTGTGTCCTTCTTTTCGCCACTCTGGCATGGCTGATTGATATTACATTACAAAGAAAGCACCTCCTCGAAGAAACGCAGTGGTGCGGACGAGGCTAGATAATGCCAACGGTCAAATCATGACaaggacaaaaataataaataaacttataTCGTCCACGAGTGAAGGAAGCGTGTCTGTCAATGGAAACCCTCATAATACCAACTCaagtgcaacaaaaacacaattcttCAATTGcggataaataaaaatatgacattttcacattaaaatgaataacaCATGTTCATAATACCCTGTTTGTTGTAAGattgaaaataaaaagattaaatatatgtgcccccctcccctccctgtcCCTAAATCTAGTCTACACCTAACCACCCAGTCACTACCTACCGCTCTACAGCCCAGAGCTCTGACAATGGCCAACAACAAATAAAGACCGAATTCAAGCAAGTAGTGATTATTTTTCCTAGCGCTACTTCACACATGGAACTATGGCGACAGAAACAAAAGGTGGAAGCATAGAAGAACAAGGAGGACTGAGGAGGCGTATGGAAACAAAGCGGTGGTGATGCGTCTGGAGGTGGCGGATAGAGACAATGGGGCGGAGTGATCTGAGGCAGGGGGAGTAGGGTGAGCAGACTGCGCCATGTTCGCTACAGATGCGTCAGTTTGGGCGCTTCCTGGATTCTTCCCTGAGAGTAGTGCGGCGTTAGGTCTGTGTACGTGGGCGCTGGCTCGCACACGCCATGGTGCTGCCCGCTGCCCATGCTGATTGCTCCGTTATAGTCCATATTCGGCGGGTGAGGCAGGTGGCTCAGGCCGAAAACGGATGTCCCAGAGTTGGGCATAGAATCCATGTATCCTCCGTACACGGGGCTGCCCTGCATGTGTGTCCCGTAGGTACCGTTGCCTTGGAGAGCGTCGTACTCGGGCGTGGCTGAGTCGGTGCCCGGGTAGCGCTTTTGGGGCTGAGAGGGGGTACAGTTGTTCAGAGGAGGGGGGTATGACGTGGACATGGCGTATGCGTTCTGGTGAGGTTTGTTGTAGGACGGTGACGATTGGGACTCATAAGGAACACTGTTTACTAAAGAATGCATAGAGCTGAGGTACCCACCGCCTCCTCCGTTCCCCGCACCCGGAGCGCCCACAGGGCTCCGAGGGGACTGCGCCCCTGGAGAGGGCATCATACCCACGCCCTTCTGGTCCTTCTTGTATTTCATCCTGCGGTTCTGAAACCAGATTTTGATCTGTCTCTCAGTCAGATTGAGTAGATTGGCCATCTCCACGCGCCGCGGCCGGCACAGGTAGCGGTTAAAGTGGAACTCCTTCTCCAGCTCCACCAGCTGCGCGCTCGTGTACGCGGTCCGGGCCCTTTTGGAGGCAGCCGACCCGGGCGGGCTCTTGTCTCCGGGACAGCTCTCTACTGTAAAGAGAGAACGGAGTCAGTGTGATTTTGAAAATAAGGCCTATACTCCACTGTCCCTTTTGTGTGTCAATCCATTTTTAATTCTCATTAAACATGTATTGAATATAATGCCAATAGATCAATGTGTAAATCCGTCAATATTAGGCCATCGCAATTTCACAGCCTTGAGAGGATGGGCATGGAGCAGGTTTGATCACAATCACTGGGAGGAAATCctgaaaaatgtgcttttaaaatTCCTCAACACACATAGGAAGTTCCTTCATATAAGCGCTCTTAAACAATGCAGCCTAGATAATATCAATCCTATATCTTTAAAACAAGCATAAGCAGAATGCCAAGTGTGTTACACAGAGAAACAATTGACAGTGCGCTCTGGGCAATTTTTGAACTGGAGACCATTTTGTCAGAGGGTAGGTGCTTACAGACAATGCCACTGTCACACCAATCCTAAGTATTCCATACAGTTTAGTATTTCAAGTTAAATCCAGCACCAAATACAATGAAGCTGTGCTTTTCATTCACCAGTTcaggagttttattttgaaacagtCAAAAAATGAGAAAGTGCTTGAAGCACTTTCTGTCATCAGACCAAGCCTTGTTTTGACATCTCAACTCCACTCAAGTCTCTCTCTCATTACCAGGTAACTCATACTCCTGTGTTCCAATTTCAAACTTGTCACTCAAATTTTCAAAATTCTATCATAaaaagtgttgttgtgtttcatgACCACTAAACTAGAGTGATCAGTCTACATGTTACCAGCTGCCTAAAAGTGCATATGACCACACCTCCCCCAAAACAccaaacatcattatatttaagatctGACTAAaaaagtttttcatttttgtgaaggttataattttacttcctggttggacatggacagCAAATATGCATAcgcagaggtaattccataattgTTATTTAGCAACCAGAATGTTTAAGACAaccaaaatatgtcaaaattacacaatagttatggttagactaataaaaatacatgtgaatATCATTCACTTGTTAGAAGAAAccttaaactgtcagaaaaccTTAAACTGTGCATAAACTGTCCATGcgttttggatggagttttggtgttgatgacagaggttgagggattttttttcaacaaactgacacttaaagggcccatattatgagccctttaagtgtCAGTGCcctatataatattatatattataaacataccgaagttgtattttgtttcattcacacatgtttaaaaccttAACCCTGCATACTGAGACTTAGTTTtttcctcaaactgaaaacgctctgttccaccttgtgatgtcatgtggtaatacaggaagtgctccactgtgtttttaaactccatacaccttcacgagaatcatttggataatttcagccccggaattgcccatctctactgaattgaaagtaaaaggtaaatgttaaattgaaaaccaccactacatgacatcacaaggtggaacagagcattttcagctttggagttatagacagactaataataaagaatcaCTTAAACTTgtatgaattaaacaaaacataactccaggtattttttgaggaggtaacagcattagaacatggcttaaagctatgTACAGTTTTCGTAATATATGACTTTTAACTGAGGTAAAACTGTGAtatatatttaccacaggtaaaACAAGAAAACCATAAGTCATATGCACTTTGAGACCGCTCCTGATCGATGTTTTGGACCGGCCTCTTTGTGCGGTCAGGACCTCTTTGTAGAACTGCAGAGCCCAGCATTCTGCCTTcacagagaggggagggcatcagggCTTTCCAGGGGAAGACACTCAATAATGGATAGACCAGGTTCCAAAATTttgtacagtacattttttgTCTTTGGCTAAACCAGATATTTTGGTTCATAtccacaaaagtaaaatttcaCCTTTCTTTTAGGGGAGATAAAAATGCATTCAATCTTGCtagataataaaaacatgatatgtaaaaaaaaaaaaaaaaaaaaaactaaacaaaaaacaaaccctcaaaataatatttctcaagtagaagtacaaagtacaaagtagtagtggagcaagaagttactcaagtgaGAGTTAAGAAAGTATTTGGGAAACTACAACCAACGTAAGAATTATTTTAAGAGTAACATCTATACTTTAAAGTTATTGTaactggatggatggaaaacGTTCTGCTGTTTTCAATGGACAGATCAATAAAAccgagacaaactaaatcatttcTGAAGGAGtgatgcaagaaacacaaatgttcaaatcattttaaattgtcaacTTGTCAACcgaaacttttactcaagtaagagtagtgtTACACTGCCTATGTTTATACGCACACTAAAATCTGATTTGTGGAGCTTTAAgataatttaaatgacatataaACAATTACATCTGATGAGAGTAATCTGAAGAACCATGATCTGAAAGAatgtctcatgtgaaaactcagaacgtccagaattcactcactgagctgcagaggctgcactagcactggttgatgattggctgcaggtgctggtaGTGACAGTTCAGAttagagagtccttttaggtttaagccAACTAGATTTCTGCattgaggctcattctgctttctgactggataacataaacaacttgaccATGATGTCCAatctttttgtaattaagaataatttACAATTGTCATCAGTAAAAGCTACATctaatttgaacatgtttacctcatatctggggataCCGTTAGATCATACAttacatacagtttctttaacaTGTAGATTAGCCAAGTCCTTTGTTTCAGGTGATTGCTTAactaaacctaaactaaaccaTTTCATCTGAGTCTTAAAATCCCAAATCGTGTCTTAAAAGGCATCAGACTACTTCAACTTGCAGCAGCGTTCCAACTTCCAGTAGCTcatctgtctcacctgtcaccAGAGGAATGCTGTGTGACATAagactagcattagcattagcgttaacAGATGAAAAAGCCGTTAACAGCATAGTGGGCAGGGCCTCGCTCGTATAGGCTCGTCATTACTGCACTATTTATGGGGAGCGGGGCAGGTCTGTTCACGTTTTAACATCCATTTGGGAGACATAAAAACACTGTTATTGTGGAGTTATGGTTTGCGCAAATGTGTCAAGCGCTACAAGACAGACGGCGTCATGAACACATTAGATGACAAGCTATGAGCTGCTATTGAAGGATGGTACCAGTTATACTTCtgttttaaagccccactgtgtaacttttccaagaGAGtatccatcacctgcttgctCCATGGAGACTGAATAAACTATTTCGTTAAttaactggaatgttccacagtacggcatgaAACTTATCAAGACAAGGTTTGTAGAGATAGATGAGTTGACCCttccaagtcacaggtcagatctacggaAAGGCAATCCCACTcacaacatgtatttttttcaaggtatagatatattttagcaaaaaaaaaaaaaaaaagcagttaaTTGAGAAAATGTAATATAGATCAGATTAATGCCATGCTGGGTAAAAATTATCAAATTGTCATGGAAACAATGGAGCACCAGAAAAAttatacagtgcacctttaaattcacTACACACTGACTGGAGACAGCAAAGGTTTGGACCTGTGACTCTCTGGTTTGTTGGAAATGCCTCATCTCTGCACTGCTGTAGTTAAATAGTGGGATTACGGAGCAAATTATCTTGGTAAattgtcaaatttttatatagtaattttccaccttcaaggcactcaaagctctttacattaaggaaccattcacccattcacacacacattcatacaccagtgcacgcagacGCTCTGGGGGGACGAGGGTCAAATGTCATCCCAAGGATACAATGGCaactgtgagagctggaatcgcaccgtcaacctgtgggtcaatgaatctggatctgaccacttcaccaatgatgttttcaatgttgagagcgggatttgaacctgcaaccttctatcagtggatgaacactctactcaaaactcaaaacttAACTGTACTAGGCATAAAAATGGCtatttctggtataaaatatatgaatacgaatacatatttaaaatagaattaataataataaaaataaattcactgtaataagccttaataaagcatgaacaaagacttaattcataataatgCCTTTTCTGGATCACAAAAGCTCATTGTGTAACTATTGTCAAATTAGAATGTGCATAACCATTAGAAACAGCAGTAATTATGAATAGTCAATACAATATGCAGTTATAACATTGTTGAGTAAGTCTtacttttatgcattttattatcaACATTTGATATGGTAAAAATATAAagaataccaaaataagcacaGACCTTTGCCAAGGCATTAGCTGCATGAGAAACACCGTGcctagaatttttattttgtaattttacttCAACTAATTAATTGTTGAACAGGTCCAATGATAAGATCAGTTTATGAAGCTATCCTCCTCTTCaatattaaaggccctgtacctgattagtttccatgtttttgagaAAAATTTGATATTGAGGTCAAAACATGTCCGCCCTGCATCGTCTGTGTTTTATTCCCCGACAATCATGAAGTCCAcggttaacatgctagttgttggtagCATTACTGTGAGAGCAAAACTCCactggcctctgaaagctgtgaaaagcacttataagtgcagtgaataattaggatgcttggaatgcataaggttagagaggattaactttggaccattacAAACCATGTTAAattaactagttcattttttttatggtttaagaCAGTAACAATTAGATAGAACCAATTACAAGGAAgacaatagtttgttttgtcttttaccCAATCACTGGAATGCATTATGTTCTATCTCGTTCCCAAGCACCTATAGAAAGAAACCAGCTcttgtacatttttttacaatagCAAAAGTGTAGCATGCCCGAATGACCTACACCTTAACGCATGGTTGAAGCACTTTACGCTAGCACCTCCGATAATGAACTACTTATTACCAGATTAGtggctaaaatgaaaaaatggccCCCGGATTACACCTCGCATCTCGTCTGACGACCCTAAAATGCAAATGCCATCCTGTGCACCCACAGGGAGTCATATGTGCTTGCGATGTCATTTAGCAAACGAGCTACGCCATCTCCGGCTATACATTTGCTAATTTGCCCATATAGGAACGCTAAGATAAAGCCATTAGTGGTAGCATCATTACAGCGTTCTCTAAGGCGATATGTATGTGGTCGACTTCAGCTCATTTAGTGTGGGAGGTCATGggaagacagaagagagaaaggttTCAGGGTTTGTGTCGAGTAAATAACCtattctttgtgtgtgtgtgtgttctggtgtgtgtatttattacacTGTGGGGgcatctgtacacacacatcatggggacctgcTGCCTTTACAAAAATCCTTCAGTATTAGTAtctaaagttcagatatgggtcaaaatagaataaagtcttaaaacatgaaaaaaaacatcactacttcattttaaatggtttgcagtggtccaaagttactcctcacttgcCAAATGAATTCTGACCGTcctcattattcaccacgattTACACAACTCTCAGGGACCAGAGTGAAATTTTGTCATCCCGGTaatgctagcatgctaacagtgcacttcctattttgaccacaagagctctttcaacaatatatctgtactggggcaagacacattttgctcaaatgggGAAACGTATAAAATTAAACCATCTATCTCCAGGGAGATAAGTAGGTCAAACTGCCAATCTAAGTCAGATCTGAAGAGTGGTGATGCTGCTCACTGCCAGAATGTATGCATTTCAGGGTAtgcttgaacaataaaaacaccaattgaaaaaatacaagacagataagtttaatgttacactgtggtacattcttggcaaagcaataaaagctcAGTGAGACAAGCAGGACCATTCACCAGAAGAAGTTAACATAGTGCTACATTAAGGTTAGGATCATTCTCCAGGAAATAAATGGATGTCAGTGTAATGTCCCCAGCAAGCAAAGAAACCTAACTATGTGTGCTTGTGCGTGTTTGGAGGGGGGCAGGGGCAGAACAaagggtttgtttttgttgtctcGTGGGGACAGTGTGTGATCAGAGGACAGTCTGTTTACATTAGGTAGGTCAATGGGAGGTCGCTACAGCAGCAAATGGACAATGTAAATACAATAGAAGGCTCCCTGGGATACATGCTAATGTTAGGGCCAGTGTGGGAATTAACTAGAAAATAGACTAATAGGTTGGGTTCACGTGACATCATAACACTCTAggatagtttaaactgagctggaggccAGATTGGGACACTAAAGTTCAgatggtgccattattcaaccgtAAAGTGATTGTGATTGTCTTCAGATTAAAGGATTTTAAACCATGGGATTAACATGacatgtttgtggagccaatccctaacaattaataataaagttcaacatttgtagagcataaattttccaaaaaacagtgaatctcccataaagTTGAAGGCCCCTGCTCTCCATTTCAATTCATGACATCAATAAATTCTAGAGGATGACCCTATTTTGATcaactatccatgggttttcTCTTCCTGTTCTACACAAtattttgaagattttttttcccattcaaaagatataatattttgttttaacctGTTTATCGCTATAGAAATGGTCCTAATTTCTCAACATTCTGAAACACATGAGTATTCTGTTTCACTTGTTCTTTGAATTGTTGGTCAAAAACAGTTGATATAATACAGTCAATACCATGCAAtttaacaaaattcacaaactaaaGCCATGTAACCAAtaatgtgttatataaaaatagaCTGTGACTGAACGTAAgtgcaaaatattaaataggaaaaagtagaaaatacagCTCTTTCTTCTAGTTGATAGTACATAACAAATAGTGCAAAAAATATTCAGATGTTTTAATCCTATATGGTActtattttacactttaatatAAGTATTCAGATTCAgaacaaatattcaaaaggaagtactctgattggaccatatatatgaatatgttgctgaaagacattttatatttggcaacatatttatataatattataaatcaaatatgaGTTGGAATGAGTCAAAGATATGTTAATTATTCAATCCACTACAGCTCAGATAGTTCGATATAGGCCAAAGAAAACGTACACGTGGCAAATATTGGGCCCctaaaaatgaatatatctATGGGCCCAGACCATTGTCATAGCAATGAACagttcaaaacacaatattataacatttgAAT is a window encoding:
- the hoxa3a gene encoding homeobox protein Hox-A3a isoform X1 — encoded protein: MQKATYYDSSAIYSGYPYQSANGYGYDANQGQYPRASHVESEYHRPACSLQSPDGSVALHKPGDMAESCDRSAVIQAAQAKVHPESNQAQGPVSAAPPLPSHAPPPPQQQQQPPTAPSHSPGDVSQSTSNGPSSGAAQGSAKAGSPSSSSSSRKHIFPWMKETRQNTKQKITTSSSSVESCPGDKSPPGSAASKRARTAYTSAQLVELEKEFHFNRYLCRPRRVEMANLLNLTERQIKIWFQNRRMKYKKDQKGVGMMPSPGAQSPRSPVGAPGAGNGGGGGYLSSMHSLVNSVPYESQSSPSYNKPHQNAYAMSTSYPPPLNNCTPSQPQKRYPGTDSATPEYDALQGNGTYGTHMQGSPVYGGYMDSMPNSGTSVFGLSHLPHPPNMDYNGAISMGSGQHHGVCEPAPTYTDLTPHYSQGRIQEAPKLTHL
- the hoxa3a gene encoding homeobox protein Hox-A3a isoform X2 — translated: MQKATYYDSSAIYSGYPYQSANGYGYDANQGQYPRASHVESEYHRPACSLQSPDGSVALHKPGDMAESCDRSAVIQAAQAKVHPESNQAQGPVSAAPPLPSHAPPPPQQQQQPPTAPSHSPGDVSQSTSNGPSSGAAQGSAKAGSPSSSSSSRKHIFPWMKETRQNTKQKITTSSSSESCPGDKSPPGSAASKRARTAYTSAQLVELEKEFHFNRYLCRPRRVEMANLLNLTERQIKIWFQNRRMKYKKDQKGVGMMPSPGAQSPRSPVGAPGAGNGGGGGYLSSMHSLVNSVPYESQSSPSYNKPHQNAYAMSTSYPPPLNNCTPSQPQKRYPGTDSATPEYDALQGNGTYGTHMQGSPVYGGYMDSMPNSGTSVFGLSHLPHPPNMDYNGAISMGSGQHHGVCEPAPTYTDLTPHYSQGRIQEAPKLTHL